GGGCCAGCCGGGGCGTCCGGCAGCTTGGCCAGCACCAGGTGGATGATGTTTTCGGTGAGGTCGTGTTCGCCACCGGTGATGAAGATCTTGGTGCCACTGACCTTGTAGGATCCGTCGGCCTGCGGCTCGGCTTTGGTGCGAATGATCCCCAGGTCGGTCCCGGCGTGCGGCTCGGTCAGGCACATCGACCCGGCCCAGACACCGGCATACATGTTCGGCAGATACGCGGCTTTCAGTTCTTCACTGGCGTGGGCATTGATCGACAGGCAGGCGCCGGCAGTCAGCATCGGGTACAAGCCGAAGGACAGACTGGCGGAGTTGACCATTTCCTCAACCTGCGCCGACACGGCTTTGGGCATACCCATGCCGCCATACGCCGGATCGCCGCCAACGCCAACCCAACCGCCCTGCGCGTAAGTCTGATAGGCCTGGGGGAAACCGGCCGGCGTGGTGACGGCACCGTCGGCCCAATGGCAACCTTCTTCGTCAGCGGCACGGCTCAAGGGTGCGATGCTTTTGCTGGTGACCTTGCCGGCCTCTTCGAGAATCGCCTCAACGGTTTCGGCATCGACAGTCTCGGCCAGCGCCGGCAATTCGGCCCACAGTTTGGCGACTTCGAATACTTCATTGAGGACGAAGCGCATATCGCGCAGCGGCGCTTTGTAGTCAGCCATGGCAAACCTCGCAAGATCTAAACAGGTGATTCGTGGAATGATGATTTCGTTGTGCCCGAGTGTACCTCAACAACTTTTACGACACATAGGGTCAACTGGTGACTGATTTGTTATTTTTAGTCACCACGAAAAGATCGCAGCCTTCGGCAGCTCCTACAGATAAAACTCGATCCCGTGTAGGAGCTGCCGAAGGCTGCGATCTTTTGATCTGCCTTAAAGCGCAAACACCTCCGCCGGCAACTTCATCAAACAATCACTCCCGGCCTCAATCGCCGCCCGATGCGCCGCAGTACGCGGCAACAAGCGTTTGAAGTAAAACTCGCACGTCGCCAATTTGCCTTTCAGGAAGTCTGCCTCGCCCTCGCCCGCCTCAAGCTTTGCCTGGGCGACCAGCGCCATGCGCAACCACAGATACCCCAAAATGATGTAGCCGCTATACATCAGGTAATCCACCGACGCCGCGCCCACTTCATCCGGATTCTTCATCGCCGCCATACCAACCTTCATGGTCAAGTCGCCCCACTGCTGGTTGAGGTCATTGAGCTGGCCCACGAAGCTGCGCAACTGCGGATGGTCAACATTGGCCGCGCAAAACTTATGCACGATCTTGGTAAAGCCGCGCAGCAACTTGCCCTGACTGCCCAGCACCTTGCGCCCAAGCAGATCCAGTGCCTGAATGCCGTTGGTGCCTTCGTAGATAGGCGCAATCCGGCAATCGCGAACCAACTGCTCCATGCCCCATTCGCGAATGAAACCGTGGCCACCGAACACCTGCATGCCGTGGTTGGTCACCTCCAGCCCGGTGTCGGTCATGAACGCTTTGCAGATCGGCGTGAGAAACGCCAACAGATCTTCTGCCTCCTGCCGCGCCTCGGCATCGCTGCTCAAGTGGGCGACATCGAGCATCTGCGCGGTGAAGTAAGTCAGCGCACGGTTGCCTTCGTTGAAGGCTTTCATGGTCAGCAACATGCGACGCACATCGGGGTGGACGATGATCGGATCAGCCGGTTTGTCGGGGGCTTTGGCGCCAGTCAGAGAGCGCATCTGCAAACGGTCGCTGGCGTACTTGATAGCGCCCTGAAAACTCGCCTCGCCCAGACACGAGCCTTGCATGCCGGTGCCGAGGCGCGCGTGGTTCATCATGGTGAACATGCAGTTGAGGCCCTTGTTCGGCTCACCGATCAGAAAACCTTTGGCGGCATCGAAATTCAACACACAGGTCGCCGACGCCTTGATGCCCATTTTGTGTTCGATCGAGCCGCAGGAAACGCCGTTGCGCGCTCCTGCTTCACCCGCTGCATCGGGCAAAAACTTCGGCACGATGAATAACGAAATGCCTTTGGTGCCCGCCGGCGCATCCGGCAGTTTGGCCAGCACCAGATGGATGATGTTGTCGCTCAGATCATGCTCGCCGGCAGAAATGAAGATCTTGCTGCCGGTGATCGCGTAGCTGCCGTCGGCCTGGGGCGCGGCGCGGGTCTTGATGATGCCCAGATCGGTGCCGCAGTGGGCTTCGGTCAGGCACATGGTGCCGGTCCATTGGCCGGCGGTGAGTTTGC
This window of the Pseudomonas fluorescens genome carries:
- a CDS encoding acyl-CoA dehydrogenase C-terminal domain-containing protein, with the protein product MPEYKAPLRDMRFLIDHVFDFHANYAALGAHDASPDMINAILEEGAKFCENVLAPLNRSGDEEGCHFDNGVVTTPTGFKQAFAQYVEGGWHGLAADPAYGGQGLPSSLGLVISEMVGSSNTSWGMYPGLTHGAMSAIHAHGTTEQKDTYLSKLTAGQWTGTMCLTEAHCGTDLGIIKTRAAPQADGSYAITGSKIFISAGEHDLSDNIIHLVLAKLPDAPAGTKGISLFIVPKFLPDAAGEAGARNGVSCGSIEHKMGIKASATCVLNFDAAKGFLIGEPNKGLNCMFTMMNHARLGTGMQGSCLGEASFQGAIKYASDRLQMRSLTGAKAPDKPADPIIVHPDVRRMLLTMKAFNEGNRALTYFTAQMLDVAHLSSDAEARQEAEDLLAFLTPICKAFMTDTGLEVTNHGMQVFGGHGFIREWGMEQLVRDCRIAPIYEGTNGIQALDLLGRKVLGSQGKLLRGFTKIVHKFCAANVDHPQLRSFVGQLNDLNQQWGDLTMKVGMAAMKNPDEVGAASVDYLMYSGYIILGYLWLRMALVAQAKLEAGEGEADFLKGKLATCEFYFKRLLPRTAAHRAAIEAGSDCLMKLPAEVFAL